CCGCCGACGGCGAGCGCCCCGACTACGCCCAGAAGCGCTCCCGTCCCGACGTCCTCCACGGCGTCACCCAGCGCATCGACACCGGCTACGGGAAGCTCTACGTCAACATCAACGAGGACCCCGAGGCCGAGCGCCCGTTCGAGCTGTTCGCCAACATCGGCAACTCCGGCGGGTTCACGGCTTCGTTCACCGAGGCGCTCGCCAAGACCATCTCGACGGCGCTGCGCGCGGGCGTCGACCCCCACGAGATCGCCGACGAGCTGCAGGGCATCCGCAGCCCGAAGGTCGCCTGGGACAAGGGCGAGCAGATCCAGTCCATCCCGGACGCCATCGGCACCGCCCTGCGTCGCTATCTCGACGACGAGATCGACAAGGGCTACCCCCAGCAGGCGACGCTGGAGGAGACCGCCGAGGAGCGCGAGGCGCGACGCGCCTCGGACGGCGCGAGCGGTGAAACCGCGAGCGAGGACGGCAGTAACCCGAACCAGGACGTCGGCGCCACCGAACCGGAGACGGATGGCGGGGCGTCCGTCTCGATGGGCGCCGCGCCCGGCGGCGACGCGGGCGAGCCCGGTCCCGAGGCGGGACAGGCCGCCGAGGGCGACCAGCAGGAGCTGATCGACGCCGGCGAGAGCCCGGAGTGTCCGGAGTGCTCGTCGCTGTCGCTGTACTACTCCGAAGGCTGCAAGACCTGCGAGTCCTGCGGCTGGTCGGAGTGCTGAGGTAGATGGACGAGGCCCCCGCGCCGACGCCGTTGCGGGGGCTCGCGTGGCTCCGCACCGTGCCGGCCACCCTCTTTCTCTGCGGTCTCTTCGTTCTCGTCTTCGCCGCCGAGTGGTACGTCTGGCGCCGTTTCGGCTACGCGACGTTCGTCACGCTGTTCATCGCGACGCCCGACCCATCGGTCGGCTGGCTGCTCGCCTCGCTCGCGCACTTGCCGACGGACCCCCGGCATCTCGTTTCGAGCGTCGTGCAACTGCTCCTGTTCGGCGGCGTCGTCGAGCGTCGGCTGGGTCGGCGGCGCTTTCTCGCGCTGGCCGCGGTGGCCGGACTGGCGACGACGGGCGCGCAGGTCGCCTGGTACGTGTCGCTCGGCGTCTCCGGCGGGGCGGCGGGGACGCTCGGCGCCAGCGGGGTCGTCCTCGCGATGACGGCGCTCGTGGTCGTCGACAGCGTCCGGTACCGGGTCGCGACGGGCGACTGGCACGGCGAGGTCACCTGGCTGTGGGTCTTCTTCGGCAGCGTGATCGCCGGGCAGGCCGTCT
The window above is part of the Halosimplex rubrum genome. Proteins encoded here:
- a CDS encoding rhomboid family intramembrane serine protease, whose product is MDEAPAPTPLRGLAWLRTVPATLFLCGLFVLVFAAEWYVWRRFGYATFVTLFIATPDPSVGWLLASLAHLPTDPRHLVSSVVQLLLFGGVVERRLGRRRFLALAAVAGLATTGAQVAWYVSLGVSGGAAGTLGASGVVLAMTALVVVDSVRYRVATGDWHGEVTWLWVFFGSVIAGQAVFGLVALAAGTAEVGVVGHLTGVAIGLGVGLARPTGAVLRSGDARYRS